A region of the Pricia mediterranea genome:
AGAAAAAGTGTTAATAATTTTTCGCTTAGTTCGTAGGGTATTTTACACAACCGTTTCTTGTTAGATTTTTCCTTCAATCAGAAAAATAATCTATTTTTAAGAATCTAAACCTGACCAAAAATTAATGCCACTATTTCAAACATCGGTACTTAAAAAATACCTATCTCAACAGGATCCGACAGCAGTTGAAAAAGCTTATCGGAAATACTCAAAATATTTTCTCAACGCTGAGATACAAGAAAATATACGTAGTAGCAAGGAAGAGCAATTTCAAGCTACTTTTCTTACCGAATTGTTTGTGAATGTGCTCGACTACACCATAAATCCGAGTCCCAAGTACAATCTAACCACCGAGTATAAAAACGAAAAGAACAATCGCAAGGCAGATGGTGCCATCCTGAAAGATGATACAACACTTGCCGTAGTGGAACTAAAGGGCACTAATACAAAGGATTTGGAAAGTATACGCCGTCAGGCGTTCGACTATAAGGTAAACCATAAAGGTTGCCGGTATGTGATTACCTCTAATTTCGAAAAATTAAGGTTTTATATTGATGATGCCACAGAGCATGAGCCTTTCGACCTCTTCCAACTGACACAGGAAAGATTTGCCCTATTGTATCTGTGCTTGCACAAAGACAATTTGCTCAACGCCTTACCTCTTAAAATTAAACAAGACTCCTTGGTCGAGGAGGAGCAGATAACCGAGGAATTTTACAAAGACTACTCACTTTTTAAAAGGGAGCTTTTCCGTGATTTGGTAAAACGGAATGTCAAGAAAATTAGAGCAGCAAGACAACAGGAACTAGAGGAGATAACAACCGACCTTGCCTATCAACAGGAATTACAAAGTCTTGACAAAAATGTAAAACTGGCCCTCTTTAAGAAATCACAAAAACTGATAGACCGCTTTCTATTTGTCTTTTTTTCGGAGGATAGAGGATTGCTTACGCCCAATTCTACACTACAAATACTGGAAAAGTGGAAAGCCGACATGGACTTTGGTGATGAACGCCCTTTATATAATCTGTTCAAACAATATTTTAACTATTTAGATACTGGTAGAAAGGGAACATCTAGCAGGGCGGAAATCTACGCCTATAATGGTGGACTTTTTAAACCGGATACGATTCTTGATGGTCTAGAAATCGATGATAATCTGTTGTACAGACATACGTTAAAACTGGCAAAATATGACTTTGAGAGTCAAGTAGATGTAAACATACTTGGTCATATTTTCGAAAATTCGCTGAACGAGATAGAAAGCGTCAACGCAGAGATCGAAGGTGCCGAGTTCGACAAACAAAAAAGCAAGCGTAAAAAGGATGGCGTCTTCTATACGCCCAAATACATCACAAAATACATCGTAGAAAATACGGTAGGTAAACTGTGTGATGAAAAGAAAATAGAACTTGATTTTAAGGAAGAAGAATATTTTAAAGGGCGTAAAAATCGAAAGGGATTCTTTATTCAAAAGTTGGTCAGCATTTTAGATGAATACCGTAATTGGCTGTTACAACTGACTATTTGTGACCCTGCTTGCGGATCTGGTGCATTTCTTAATCAAGCATTGGATTTTCTTATAAAAGAACATCAATATATAGACGAGCTTAAGGCAAAAGTTTTAGGTGGTGGTTTCCAATTCCCTGATATTGAAAATACCATTTTAGAGAACAATATTTACGGTGTAGACCTCAATGAAGAGTCTGTTGAGATTGCCAAGCTTTCACTTTGGTTGCGCACAGCCCAACCTCGACGGAAATTGAATGATTTGAGCAGCAACATTAAGTGTGGAAATAGCTTGATAAATAGTAAAGCTGTTGCCGGAGATAAAGCCTTTGATTGGGAAAACGCTTTTCCAAAAGTGTTTATAAACGGCGGTTTCGATGTGGTTATTGGGAATCCGCCTTATGTGAGACAAGAGTTGTTCAAGGATGTTAAGCCTTATTTAGAAAAGCATTATGATGTCTATCAAGGGACAGCAGATTTATACACATATTTCTTTGAGTTGAGCGTTGAGAAATTAGTTAAGAATAAAGGTCTTTATAGCATTATTGTCGCAAATAAATGGATG
Encoded here:
- a CDS encoding Eco57I restriction-modification methylase domain-containing protein produces the protein MPLFQTSVLKKYLSQQDPTAVEKAYRKYSKYFLNAEIQENIRSSKEEQFQATFLTELFVNVLDYTINPSPKYNLTTEYKNEKNNRKADGAILKDDTTLAVVELKGTNTKDLESIRRQAFDYKVNHKGCRYVITSNFEKLRFYIDDATEHEPFDLFQLTQERFALLYLCLHKDNLLNALPLKIKQDSLVEEEQITEEFYKDYSLFKRELFRDLVKRNVKKIRAARQQELEEITTDLAYQQELQSLDKNVKLALFKKSQKLIDRFLFVFFSEDRGLLTPNSTLQILEKWKADMDFGDERPLYNLFKQYFNYLDTGRKGTSSRAEIYAYNGGLFKPDTILDGLEIDDNLLYRHTLKLAKYDFESQVDVNILGHIFENSLNEIESVNAEIEGAEFDKQKSKRKKDGVFYTPKYITKYIVENTVGKLCDEKKIELDFKEEEYFKGRKNRKGFFIQKLVSILDEYRNWLLQLTICDPACGSGAFLNQALDFLIKEHQYIDELKAKVLGGGFQFPDIENTILENNIYGVDLNEESVEIAKLSLWLRTAQPRRKLNDLSSNIKCGNSLINSKAVAGDKAFDWENAFPKVFINGGFDVVIGNPPYVRQELFKDVKPYLEKHYDVYQGTADLYTYFFELSVEKLVKNKGLYSIIVANKWMQANYAKPLRDWLRTKRIIEIIDFGDLNVFKNVAAYPCIITIAPESPTKKFRVTLPKNLDFPDLNLLVDQTHFNVIHNNLSESSWSLVDESISKLTNKLKVVGKKLLDFTDSKIFYGIKTGLNEAFVIDKQQKNQIISNNSKAIELIKPFLAGRDIKRYAVDFKDTYLILIPSGWTNENRIDVNPWEYLRANFPGISNHLETFKEKAEKRSDQGDYWWELRSCAYYDEFNKPKLLLPDISKQGNFVLDRSDNYYLVNTAYIIGNADLYLLGILNSKLITFFYKSISPEVRGGYLRFIYQYLSLIPIALPDDKSKNDFEIIVDRLQHAHNSHKELIDKFIRHFISSYKIIKTSKNLENWQDLDFGEFIKELNKAIKTTNRDRQKENQPTVDTLTRADEFEWLDLFEQNKKKAQDLQAEIDSLEQQIDAMVYELYGLTEEEIRIVEHK